A stretch of Syntrophales bacterium DNA encodes these proteins:
- a CDS encoding permease, with the protein MFELNNFVTAGRFFLVIAGELVIIFVAVSFLIGLLTEYLPPSRIRDFLSNKLISVQYFLGAGLGAITPFCSCSTVPITAGLLRGGVPFGPVMAFLFSSPVLNPVIIALLLSLFGYKVTAFYVVITFGSSMVMAALLSKLGMESQVKALVGLEASCCGQEKKPEGEPLPADDRASACCLAESVQPAPLIMLPTLPAAGGCCPGEAGTKVQAPHQSSCCSVSFDADGGSSAVRIPFKTKMRRASLSAVETFKGVFWYLLLGAAIGAVIYGFFPQYLVVRVAGPGNPWSIPIAALIGVPMYIRAETIIPISAALVGKGMGLGTVLALIIGGAGASIPEIIILGSIFRKKLIFAFVLNVFLVAIAAGYLVDLLIY; encoded by the coding sequence GCTGACGGAGTATCTCCCCCCCTCCCGCATCCGGGATTTTCTTTCCAATAAACTAATCAGCGTGCAATACTTTCTGGGCGCTGGTCTGGGGGCAATTACGCCTTTTTGCTCCTGTTCCACCGTTCCGATCACCGCCGGCCTGCTTAGGGGGGGCGTTCCGTTCGGGCCCGTGATGGCCTTTCTCTTTTCTTCGCCGGTTCTGAACCCCGTCATCATTGCGCTGCTGCTCTCGCTCTTTGGCTATAAAGTGACGGCCTTTTATGTCGTCATCACCTTTGGCAGTTCCATGGTTATGGCAGCCCTGTTGTCGAAATTGGGAATGGAAAGCCAGGTCAAGGCCCTGGTCGGTCTGGAGGCATCCTGCTGTGGCCAGGAGAAGAAGCCGGAGGGCGAGCCCCTGCCAGCGGACGATAGAGCGTCTGCTTGCTGTTTAGCCGAAAGCGTTCAGCCCGCGCCCCTCATCATGTTGCCGACGCTTCCGGCCGCAGGCGGTTGCTGCCCTGGGGAAGCAGGGACAAAAGTTCAAGCTCCGCATCAATCGTCCTGTTGTTCCGTCAGCTTCGATGCAGACGGAGGAAGCTCAGCAGTGCGGATTCCTTTCAAAACAAAAATGAGAAGGGCCTCATTGTCCGCGGTCGAGACCTTCAAAGGGGTGTTCTGGTACCTTCTCCTCGGCGCCGCAATCGGAGCCGTCATCTACGGGTTTTTCCCGCAGTATCTGGTCGTAAGGGTGGCAGGACCGGGCAATCCCTGGTCCATTCCGATTGCCGCTCTCATCGGGGTACCCATGTACATCAGGGCGGAAACCATCATTCCGATCAGTGCCGCGCTAGTCGGTAAAGGGATGGGGTTGGGAACGGTTCTGGCCCTCATCATCGGCGGCGCGGGGGCGAGCATCCCGGAGATCATCATCCTTGGCTCCATATTCAGGAAGAAACTGATCTTTGCCTTTGTGTTGAACGTTTTTCTGGTGGCCATCGCGGCCGGTTATCTGGTGGATCTGCTAATCTATTGA